In Fusobacterium nucleatum, the genomic stretch AAGGTGTTAGAAGATATTTTAAAAACATTTGACACATCTATAATTAAGGTTGAAAAAGTTAAAAATGTTAGTAATGGATTTTTGGTATACTTTACTCATGGGAAGAACCTATTAATACAAAATGGTAAGCCAGCTATTGAAAAAGACATGCTTTCAAGTGGAACAAAAGAGGGGATAAAAATAGCAGGAGTTATTTCATCTATTTTAGAAAATAAAAATAGATTATTCTATATAGATGAACAATTTGTACATATTCACCCTGAAATTGAAAAAACAATAATAAGTGTAATTATAGATTTAATAGGAAAAGAATCACAAGTATTTTTTACAACTCATAACTTAGAAATATTAGATATGAATTTACCAATTCATTCATATATTTTTTTACATAGAGATAAATATATAACAGAAGTTATATATCCAGAAAAGATATTGGTAAATAAAAACGATAGAGGTTTAAAAAACTTAGCCGAAAATAATCTTTTTAATACGATACCTGATGTAAGTTTACTAGAAACAATAAGTGAGGAATAGTTATGGTAAATAATAAATATTTTTGTTATTTTGTTGAAGGAGATAATGAAAAAAAGATAGTAAATGAGTTAAAGGGAAAATATTTAGAAAGTGGAGTTATTAATAAATTTAATATACTTCAAGAAACGATTTCAAATCATATATTAAGAAAATTTTCAAGACAAAAAAAGAATATCTCTATTATAGTTTATGACTATGATGTATTTGAAAAGATGGGAATAAATATTGAGAAGTTAGAGAAGAAATTAAAAGAGAATATAAAAATTTTAAGTTCTATATCTCAGATAGTAATTATAGAACAAAATAAAAATTTAGAAGATGAACTAAAAAGAGCAACTAATGTAAAAGAAATTAGAGAAATATTAAATTCAAACAAATATTAAAATTAGCCAATAATAGTTATATTATAAGAATAAATATATGAAAAAGGGGAAAATGAACTCCCCTTTTTTTATATTATCTACTCAATTTTTTAATAGCTTTCATAACTTCCTTATTCTTAATAGCAGCAGAGCAAGTGCTCATAAATTTTTCAAAATCATCATCATTTAAACTTAATTCATCTTTAATATATTCTTCAAGTTTTTTAATTTCTTGTGGGAATAAGATAGGTCTTGTTGACAAATTTATTTCTTCAACAGTTTTATCTCCATTGAAGAAAGCTAAAATTTTTTTCCAATTATCAATGGGGTCTAGCTTTCTAAGTAACATTATAGTTTTATAATCAAGACTTGGCATTTCATTATAACCTTTTCTCTTTAAAAAACTTAAAGTTTCATCATCAGTTTTAGTGAATAGTAAAAGTTCCCCAGCTTTTCTCATATTCATAATTTTAGGCATTCTTTTAACTCTATTATTTGTTTTTAGATATCTTGATAAAGGTACAAGTTTTACTTCTGAATAAAATTCCATTGCAAATTCATTGAAAGTCATTCCTTCCATTATTTGATTATCTTCAATTAAGTCAATCATTTTATTAATTTTTTCAAAATTAAGCATCGTTCTTCCCTCCTTACAAAGGTATTACTCACTAGAATACTTTTCTAAGATTTTTTTCCACATTCCATTACTTTTCATAATATACTCTAAAAGTTCTCTTACAGCTCCATCTCCTCCATTTTTAGAAGAAACAAAATTAGAGATTTCTAATACTTCCTGTACAGAATCTTTAGGACAAGCAGATAAACCCACATTTTTCATAACACCTAAATCATTCAAATCATCTCCCATATAGGCTGTGTTCTCAAAAGTTATGTTCAATTCCTTTAATAAATTTTTTAAATCTTGTGTTTTATTTTTAGAACCTTGAATAACATATTTTATCCCAAGCTCCTTAGCTCTTCTTTCTACAATATTAGATTTTTTTCCTGTTAGTATAACAACTTCTCCCCCAAGCTTTAACCAATTTACAAGAGCAAAACCATCTTTTACATTAAAAGCTTTGAAAGAATTATCTTTATCATCAATATATATTTTTCCATCAGTTAAAGTTCCATCAACATCAAGAACTAAAATTTTTATATCTTTCATAAATC encodes the following:
- a CDS encoding KdsC family phosphatase; its protein translation is MKDIKILVLDVDGTLTDGKIYIDDKDNSFKAFNVKDGFALVNWLKLGGEVVILTGKKSNIVERRAKELGIKYVIQGSKNKTQDLKNLLKELNITFENTAYMGDDLNDLGVMKNVGLSACPKDSVQEVLEISNFVSSKNGGDGAVRELLEYIMKSNGMWKKILEKYSSE